From Salvelinus namaycush isolate Seneca chromosome 24, SaNama_1.0, whole genome shotgun sequence, one genomic window encodes:
- the chac1 gene encoding glutathione-specific gamma-glutamylcyclotransferase 1 — translation MKPKDIIAGKTSLTSLWIFGYGSLVWKPDFKYKSSKVGYIHGYKRRFWHGDNFHRGNDDLPGRVVTLIEDDDATTWGVAFEVTGSQVEESLKYLNVREAVCGGYVTKLVDFIPEDDHSNQTQQALLYIATPDNPLFLGPASPEVIGHQIATRQGKTGHNLEYLLRLAEFMRRSCPHVDDPHLFSIEAAALALVPYLLGAQ, via the exons AGATATCATCGCCGGTAAGACCAGCCTGACTAGTCTGTGGATCTTCGGGTACGGCTCTCTGGTGTGGAAGCCTGACTTCAAATACAAGAGTAGCAAGGTCGGCTACATCCATGGCTATAAGAGACGCTTCTGGCACGGAGACAACTTCCATCGTGGAAATGATGACCTA CCCGGAAGAGTGGTGACGCTGATTGAGGATGATGAC GCAACTACCTGGGGCGTGGCCTTCGAGGTGACCGGTTCCCAGGTCGAGGAGTCCCTTAAGTATTTGAATGTGCGCGAGGCCGTGTGCGGCGGTTACGTCACCAAGCTCGTAGACTTCATCCCCGAGGATGACCACTCGAACCAGACCCAACAGGCTCTCCTCTACATTGCTACCCCAGACAACCCACTCTTCCTGGGGCCCGCCAGCCCTGAGGTGATAGGGCACCAGATCGCCACCAGGCAGGGCAAGACGGGTCACAATCTGGAGTATCTTCTCCGCCTGGCTGAGTTCATGAGGAGGAGCTGCCCTCACGTAGACGACCCACACCTGTTCTCCATCGAGGCTGCTGCTCTGGCTCTAGTGCCATACCTGCTAGGGGCCCAGTAG